Below is a window of Streptomyces spongiicola DNA.
CCCTCCCGGACAACGCCCGGACCATCGACGACCTGCTCGACAAGGCGCGGGCCAGGGACGCCGAGGTCCGCCAGGCGTCCACGGGCAAGACGTACGCGGGCGGGGCCGACCCCTACCGCAGGCCGGAGGACGGGGACGACGAGGCGGGCCCGGACGAAGGCAGGGACGAAGGCAGGGGCGAAGGCGAAGGCACGGGCGAGGGCGGGGGCCGGGGTCGAGACGAGGGCAGGGACGAGGGCACGGCCTCCGCATGAGCCAGCACAGCAACGCCGCCCCGGCCGCCGGCGGGGGCGGCACCCCGGACGGCCTGGTCATCGTCGACAAGCCGGCCGGCTTCACCTCGCACGACGTCGTCGCCAAGATGCGGGGCATCGCGCGGACCCGCCGCGTCGGTCACGCGGGCACGCTGGACCCGATGGCGACCGGAGTGCTCGTCCTGGGCGTCCAGCGGGCCACCAAGCTCCTCGGCCATCTGGCGCTCACCGAGAAGGAGTACCTCGGCACGGTCCGGCTGGGCCAGACCACGGTCACCGACGACGCGGAGGGCGAGGTCACCTCGTCCGCCGACGCCTCCGGCATCCCCCGGGAAGCGATCGACGCCGGGGTCGCCGCACTGACCGGCGACATCATGCAGGTGCCGTCGAAGGTCAGCGCCATCAAGATCGACGGGCGGCGGTCCTACGCACGGGTCCGCGGCGGCGAGGAGTTCGACATCCCCGCCCGTCCGGTGACCGTCTCGCGGTTCACCGTCCACGACGTCCGCGAGGGCCTCGCCGAGGACGGCACCCCCGTCACCGACCTCGTGGTCTCGGTGGTCTGCTCCTCCGGCACCTACGTCCGCGCCCTCGCCCGCGACCTCGGCGCCGGACTCGGCGTCGGCGGGCATCTGACCGCACTGCGCCGCACCCGCGTCGGGCCGTACCGCCTCGGGGCGGCCAGGACCGTCGACCAGCTCCAGGAGGAGCTGACGGTCATGCCGATCGGCGAGGCCGCGGCGGCGGCGTTCCCCCGCTGGGACGTCGACGAAAGGCGCGCCCGGCTGCTGCTCAACGGCGTACGCCTGGACATGCCGGAGTACGGCGGACGGGGCCCGGTGGCCGTCTTCGGGCCCGAGGGGCGGTTCCTGGCACTGGTCGAGGAGCACCGGGGCAAGGCGAAGAGCCTCGCCGTCTTCGGCTGACGCCCACGGGCGCAGGCCCCACCGGGGCCGCCCGCCGGGCCGTGCGGGGAGTCCCATCGTGGAGCGGGCAGGGCCGCTGCCCGCTCCACGATCCCCCTCGGATGGTGTCTGTCCGTCCCGCACCGGGGATTCACCCCGACGGGCAGGCGCTCGGAGTGCACGGGGGGTGCACTCGGGGGCGCGTTCGTCCGGTGCTCTTCTCTCCGTGATCAACTCCGGCCTACCGTCGGAGCCATGGGACGCGAGGACCTGGCGACGCTGGTGCGCATCTGTGATCCGGCGGGCCGGCCGCGCGGGACCGGCTTCGCCGCCGACGACCGGGGCACGGTCGTGACCAGCCATGAAGCAGCCTCCGGGATCGACCGGATCGTGCTGAGCGTGCCCGGCGGGGAAACCCGCGCCGCCGACGGCGTCACCCTCCTGCCGGAGGCCGGTCTCGCGCTGGTCCGCACCAGCGGGCTCCATCTGACACCACTGCCGGCAGCCGTCCGGGACCTGCCCGGGGCCGGCGCGTACGTACGCATCCCGGCCGGTCGCTGGCGCGAGGCCCGCGTCCTCGGCGAGATCCCGGCCACCTACACCGCGGACGGCCGCGCACACCACCTCCACGGCGCCCTCGAGTTGGCCGTCGGCACCGGGGGAAGCGACGCCCTGGGGCCGGGCGGCACGGCCGGCGGCGGTCCGGTCGTGGACACCGGAACCGGGTCCGTGGTGGCGGTCCTCGCGGGCACCGCGCCGGACACCGCGCATCCC
It encodes the following:
- the truB gene encoding tRNA pseudouridine(55) synthase TruB, which translates into the protein MSQHSNAAPAAGGGGTPDGLVIVDKPAGFTSHDVVAKMRGIARTRRVGHAGTLDPMATGVLVLGVQRATKLLGHLALTEKEYLGTVRLGQTTVTDDAEGEVTSSADASGIPREAIDAGVAALTGDIMQVPSKVSAIKIDGRRSYARVRGGEEFDIPARPVTVSRFTVHDVREGLAEDGTPVTDLVVSVVCSSGTYVRALARDLGAGLGVGGHLTALRRTRVGPYRLGAARTVDQLQEELTVMPIGEAAAAAFPRWDVDERRARLLLNGVRLDMPEYGGRGPVAVFGPEGRFLALVEEHRGKAKSLAVFG